GGCCGAGCGTCTCGCCCCGTCGCACCTCGAGCGAGATGTCGTCGAGCACGACGCGCGGTTCGCCGCGGCGCTGCGGAAAGGTCAGGCGCAGTCCGTCGACCTTCACGATGGGATCGTCGGGGCTCGCGAGGAGGCTCGGCGGCGGCAGCACCGGCGGGTCGGGCTCCAGCGGCGTCGACTCGAGCCAGCAGGCCACCTCGGTGCCGTCGTCGAAGCGGCGCACGGGCGGCTTCGTGCCGCAGATCGACATCGCGTCGGGGCAGCGGTCGCGGAAGGCGCAGCCCTCGGGCGGGGCGAGCAGGCTCGGCGGTCGCCCGCCGATGGGCACGAGCGGCGTGCCCGGCTCCCGGTTGAACGACGACGACCGCAGGAGCCCCGCGGTGTACGGATGCGCCGGGGCGCCGAGCACCGCATCGGCCGCCCCCAGCTCCATGCGACGGCCGCCGTACATGACCATGACCCGGTCGGCGACGCGCGAGAGCACGCCGAGGTCGTGGCTGATCATGAGCACCGTCATGCCGAACTCGCTGCGCATCTCGCCGAGCAGGTCGAGGATCTGCGCCTGCACGGTCGAGTCGAGCGCCGTGGTCGGCTCATCGGCGATGATGAGCGCCGGGCCGAGCGAGAGGCCCATCGCGATCATCACGCGCTGTCGCATGCCCCCCGAGAACTGGTGCGGGTAGGCGTCGAAGCGCGCCGCGGCATCCGGAATGCGCACCCGGTCGAGCAGATCGATCGCGCGCGCCCTCGCCGCCTTCGCGCTGACCTTCTCGTGCGCCTGGATCTGCTCGACGATCTGCCAGCCCACCGTGTACTGGGGGTGCAGGCTCGAGAGCGGGTCCTGGAAGATCATGCTGATCTCCCGACCGCGCACCGAGCGCAGCAGCTCGGGCGCGAGCGAGAGCAGGTCGCGGTCGCGGAATAGCACGGAACCGCTGGTGCGCGCGCCGGGCACGAGGCCCATGATCGATTGCACCATCACGGACTTGCCTGAGCCGGATTCGCCGACGACGCCGAAGAACTCGCCCTCGTGGACGGAGAACGAGACGTGCTGCACCGCGTGCACGGTGCCGTCTTCGGTGGGGATGTCGACGGCGAGGTCGCGCACGTCGAGGAGGATGGTCATGGGGGTCCCTCGATCTGACCCGGCGGCCGGCCGAGACCGGCCGCCGGGTACGTGATTTGCAGGTGATGCAGACGGCTACTTCGTGAGCCAGACGTTCGTCCAGTCGCCGTTCTGGCTCTGGGCGTACGGCTCGAAGCCGCCGACGCGGGCCGAGTGGTAGTTCGGCTTCAGTCGGTACGCGATGCTGACGATCGGCGAGTCGGCCATGACGGCCTCGTCGACCTGGTGCCAGAGGTCTGCCGCCTCTTCGGGCGTCGCCGCGGCGAGCGCCTCTGCGGCGAGCCCGTTCGCGGCGTCGCTGTTGAAGTCGACGTAGTTGTACGTCTGGGGCGTGCCGTCGAAGACGAACTGCGGCTGGAAGACGCTGCGCGCGGCGCCGCCCTGCCAGTCGGGCGACCACCCGACGAGCGCGATGTCCCACGCGCCCGAGCTCGCGTTGTCGGGGTTGGTCATGAAGTTCGCGTAGTAGTCGGTCGGCGGAACCGGCGTCAGCTCGACCGTGATGCCGGCGCGCTCGAGGCTCGCCTGCACGGTCTGGGCGATGTCGGGCTGGGTGCCGACGTTGCGGTACGGCATCTTCAGCGTGAGGCCGTCGGGGTAGCCCGCCGCGGCGAGGAGTTCCTTCGCCTTCTCGGGGTCGCCCTTGCCGCCCTCGGTCGCGTACTCGTCGGACTCCTGGTAGCCGAGGATGCCGGGGCCGAAGATGCCGTTCGTGACGCCCGCGAGGTCGGCGCCGCCCATGGTCTGCACGACGGCCGACTTGTCGACCGCGTACTGCAGCGCCTGGCGCACCTCGAGCTTGGTGAGCGCGCCGCCGTTGTTCGTCGACGCCGTGTTCATCCACATGAACTGGTCGACGCCGCCGTTCTCCATGGTGGAGAACTTCTCGTCGTTCGCCGCCTTGAGCTGCTGGATGTTCGCGGGGCTCGGGGTGAGGTCGAAGAGCATGTCGGCCGACCCGGCCTGCAGCTGCTGCATCGCGGCGTCGCCCTCGACGCCCATCGTCATCTCGATGCCGTCGACGTAGGCCTCGCGGAGCGGGTCGCTCTCGGGGTCCCACGCGGGGTTGCGCTCGAGCACGAGCTTCGCGTCGGGCGTGTACTCGGCCACCTGGTAAGGGCCGGATGACACGAAACCGCGCCGGTACTCGGGCGAGTCGGGCAGCGCGTCGAGCGCCTCGATGGGCGCCGGGTCGGCCGCGTCGAGCGAGAGCATGAACGGGAAGTCGCTCGCGGGCTCGACGAGGGTGAACTCGATCGTACGGTCGTCGGGCGTCTGGATGCCGGAGATCTCGTTGCCCTCGATGTACTCCTTGATGGGGCCGACCTCGGGGGCGACGGCGTCGAAGCCGGTGCAGAACTCGTCCATGCCGGCGATGAGGCCCTGGAAGTATCCGGCGAGGGCGCCCGAGATGTGCGGGTTGCAGAGGCGCTCGATGCCGCGGGAGACGTCGCTCGCGACGATGGGCCGGGCGCCGTCGGGCGCGCCCCAGGTGACGCCGTCGCGCAGCGTCACGGTGTAGGTGAGTCCGTCGGCGCTCGGCGTCGGCACCTCCTCGACGAGGTCGGGCTGGAGCACGATGCGCTCGGCGGCATCGTCGCTCGCCGCATAGCTCAGCAGCGAGCGCGACACCGAGCGCATCACGCTGTAGGTCGGCACGTAGGCGACGAGCTGCGGGTCGAGGTGGTCGACGTCGCCGTTCGCGAGCACCTTGAGGGTGCCGCCGGTCTGCGGTTCGCCGTCACCCGAGTCGGTGCCGGGCGTGGTCGTGCACGCGGTCAGCATGAGCGCCGTCGAAACGGCGAGCACTGCGGCCGCGCGAAGAGTGGTTCGAGCCATGAGTCACCTTTGAATCATTCGCTGTCCGCAAGTCGGACGACAAGCGGGTCACCGTGCTCGAGCGAGCGCTGCTCGGGAGTCCGGCGCTCGTGGCGACCGGATCCGGATGGCAGCTCGTCGGGTCGAAGCTTCGAGCCGTCGGCGATATGTGACATATTACGCATTACCCGTACGATGTGTCCATGCCCGGCATCTTCGACTCGCTCCGCCTCATCGACGGCCCCGCCATCGCCGAGCGCATCACCATGCGCCAGGCCATCGACGCCCTGCAGCAGGCCCTCCGCGACGGGTTCGACCCCGACGCCGACGCCGCGCGGACGATCGTCGACGTGCGGCACGGCCAGCTCCTGCTCATGCCGTCGGACCTCGGCGCCTACACCGGCCAGAAGCTCGCGACCGTGGCCCCCGCGAACCCGGCACGCGGCCTCGAGCGCATCCAGGCGATCTACATCGTGCTCGACGCGGAGACCCTCGCGCCGGTCGCCCTGCTCGACGGCACGGAGCTCACGAGCCTGCGCACTCCGGCCGTGTCGGCCGCCGTCGCCGATGTCGTCGCCGCTCCGGATGCCTCGTCGCTCGTCGTCTTCGGCACCGGCCCCCAGGGCGTGCGGCACGTCGAGGCCATGCGGGCCATCCGCCCGATCGAACGGGTGCGATTCCTCGGCCGCGACCGGGCGAAGGCCGAGCACGCCGCGAGCCTCGTCGCCGCGAACGGTCTCGACACGGCCGTCGGCAGTGCAGCGGATGTCGCGGACGCCGACCTCGTCGTCTGCGCCACCACCGCGCGCGAGCCGCTCTTCGACGCCGCACTCGTGCGCGACCACGCCGCGATCGTCGCCGTCGGCTCGCACGAACCCGATGCCCGCGAACTGCCGGGCGAGCTCCTCGGTCGCGCCCGCGTCATCGTCGAGTCGCAGCGGGTGGCGCTCTCCGAGGCGGGCGACGTCATCCTCGCCATCGCCGAGGGGCGCCTCTCCCCCGACGCGCTGACCCCCATGGCGAGCCTGTTCGGCGACGACGGCCCCGAGGCATCCGTTCGGCCCGTCGTGATCAAGACCTGCGGCATGGGCTGGCAGGACCTCGCCGTCGCACAACTCGCCCTCACGAACGAACGGAACGCATGATGCACTGGACGACCGAAGACTGGCACACCGCGGGCGAACCGTTCCGCATCGTGCTCGACGTGCCGACCACGGGCGACACCGTCGCCGCCCGCCGCGTCGAGGCCATGACCGGCGAGGCCGAAACCGTGCGCCGGTTCCTCTGCCTCGAGCCGCGCGGGCATGACGACATGTACGGCGGCTTCATCACCCCGCCCGATGACGACGGCGCCGACTTCGGCGTGCTGTTCTGGCACAAGGACGGCTTCTCGACCGCGTGCGGGCACGGCACCATGGCGCTCGGCGCCTGGGCGGTGCGCACGGGCCGGGTCGCCGCGCCCGACGACGGCGAGGCCATCGTCACGATCGACGTGCCGAGCGGCCGGGTGCAGGCGCGCGTGCAGCGCAGCGCCGGCGTCACGACGGGGGTCGTATTCCGGAACGTGTCGTCGCGCGTGCTCGCGACCGGGATCCCGCTCTCGACGAGCCGCGGCGACGTCGTCGTCGACCTCGTCTTCGGCGGCGCGGTCTACGCGACCCTGCCGGCCGCTTCACTCGGCCTCACCGTGACGCCGGACGACACTACCGAGCTCATCCGCCTCGGCCGCGAGATCAAGTGGGCGCTGAACGACCACCCGGCCGCCCAGCTCGACGACGACCGCCTCTCGGGCGTCTACGGCACGATCCTCGTCGACGACCTGGGCCGCACCGCCGACGGCCCGTGGCAGCGCAACGTCACCGTCTTCGCCGACGGCGAGGTGGACCGCAGCCCGTGCGGCTCGGGCACCGCGTCGCGGGTGGCGATGCTCGCGCACACGGGCGAGCTCGCCGACGGCGAGGTGCTCACCCACGACTCGATCATCGGCACGCGCTTCCTCGCGCGGGTGGCCGAGCACACCGCCGACGGCGTCGTGCCCGAGGTCACCGGCCAGGCCTACCGCGTCGGCACGAGCGAGTTCGAGCTCGACCCCGCCGACCCGCTCGCCGAGGGCTTCAGCCTGCGCTGACGGCGCTGGAAACCCGCGCGGCAGTCGTGCAACAGTCGAGAGTCGCTTGAACCGTCGAGAAGGAGAACGAAGATGGAATCGGGATCACTGAGGATCACCGGCGCCCATGTCTGGGATGGATCGGTGCGGGGCTTCGTCGACCGTGATGTCTGCGTCGTCGACGGAATCGTCGCCGACCGAGCGGATGCCTCGGCCGAGGTGCTCGACGCCTCCGGCGGATGGATCGTCCCCGGGCTGATCGACGCGCACTTCCACGCCTACGCCACGAGCATGGACGGGTTCGAGAACGAGCGCGGGCCGCTGAGCTACGCCGCGATCAACGGCGCCCGTCGCCTCGGCGGCGCCCTGCGGCGCGGGTTCACCACCGTTCGGGATGTGGCCGGGGGCGACATCGGCCTGGCCCGCGCCGTCGAGACCGGCCTCTTCCGGTCGCCGCGCTATCACTTCACGGGGCCCGCGCTCAGCCAGACCGGCGGGCACGGCGATCCTCGCTCCGCACACGTCGACATCTGCTTCAGCGAGGGCCACATGTGCGAGGTGGTCGACGGGGTCGACGAGCTGCGCCTGGCGGTACGCCGCCGCCTGCGCACCGGCGCCCATGCCATCAAGGTGATGACCTCGGGCGGGGTGTTCTCCCTCACCGATCCCATCCGGATTCCGCAGTACTCCCCCGAGGAGCTGCGCGCGGTCGTCGAGGAGGCCGGACGCCGCGGCACCTACGTCGCCGCTCACGCCTACTCGTCCGAAGCCGTGGTGCATTCCATCGAGAACGGCGTTCGCTCGATCGAACACGGCAATCTCATCGATTCGGCGACCGCACGACGGATGGCCGAACTCGACGCGATCCTGGTTCCGACGCTCGCCGCCTACGACGCCATGGACCGCCGTGGCGCGCAGCTCGGCTTGAACGAGATCTCACTGGCCAAGAACGCCGAGGTGCTCTCGAAGGGACAGGAGGCCGTGCAGCTCGCACTTGCCGCGGGCGTGCAGGTCGGCTTCGGCAGCGATCTCATGGGCGACCTCGAGGACGATCAGCTCTGCGGCGTGCGCCTGCAGGTCGAGGCGAGCGGCGCCACCGAGACCCTGCGCTCGCTGACCGAGACGAATGCCGCGCTGATCGGCGATCGACGGCTCGGCCATCTGGACGCCGGGGCGTACGGCGATGCGGTCGTGCTGTCCGCGAACCCGATCGCGGAGCCTGCCGCACTGTGGGAGGCGGACGCACGTCGGCACATCGTGCAGGCCGGCCGTCGCGTGGTCTGAGGAAGGACTCCCCGAGCGGTCCGACGGGACGACGAATGGCCCGGGCGGGTGCGCCCGGGCCATTCGCGTACCCGTCCCGTCAGTGGATGCCGGTGAGGCTTCCCCACTCGCTCGACCGCCCCGCCTCGCTGCGACGCTGCGGAACACCCCACGGGTTGTCGTCGCGCAACGCTTCGGGCAGCAGGGCCGCCGGCGCGTTCTGGTACGCGACGCCGCGGAGGAACCGCGTGATCGCCGCCGTGCCGACGCTCGTGGCATCGGTGGTCGTGGCCGGGAACGGCCCGCCGTGCTGCATCGCGGCGGTCACGGAGACGCCGGTCGGCCATCCGCCGAAGAGCACCCGACCGCTCGTCTCGGCGAGCGCCTCCACGAGGTCGCCGAGCTCGCCCGCCTCGGAGTCGGCGGCGTGCACGGTCGAGGTCAGGTTGCCGGGGAACAGCTCGCGGTGGAGGTCGGGCAGCGCCGCAGCATCCGAATACCGCACGATCACCGACAGCGGCCCGAACGACTCCTCGAGGAGTGCATCGGGCTGCGCCCGCAACTGCTCGACCGAGACCTCGACGACCGTGGGCGTCACGAAGCGCTGCCCGTCGTCGTCGACCCGCACCTCGCCCTCGGCGAGCACGGTGACGCCGTCGGCGCCGAGCACTGCGCTGCGGCGCTCTTCGAACGCCCGGCCGATGCCCGGGTTCAGCAGGCGGTGCTCGCCGACCGCGGCGGCGGCCTCGGCCAGCTCGCCGAGCTCGGCGCCCGCCG
The sequence above is a segment of the Agromyces hippuratus genome. Coding sequences within it:
- a CDS encoding proline racemase family protein, with product MMHWTTEDWHTAGEPFRIVLDVPTTGDTVAARRVEAMTGEAETVRRFLCLEPRGHDDMYGGFITPPDDDGADFGVLFWHKDGFSTACGHGTMALGAWAVRTGRVAAPDDGEAIVTIDVPSGRVQARVQRSAGVTTGVVFRNVSSRVLATGIPLSTSRGDVVVDLVFGGAVYATLPAASLGLTVTPDDTTELIRLGREIKWALNDHPAAQLDDDRLSGVYGTILVDDLGRTADGPWQRNVTVFADGEVDRSPCGSGTASRVAMLAHTGELADGEVLTHDSIIGTRFLARVAEHTADGVVPEVTGQAYRVGTSEFELDPADPLAEGFSLR
- a CDS encoding ABC transporter substrate-binding protein; amino-acid sequence: MARTTLRAAAVLAVSTALMLTACTTTPGTDSGDGEPQTGGTLKVLANGDVDHLDPQLVAYVPTYSVMRSVSRSLLSYAASDDAAERIVLQPDLVEEVPTPSADGLTYTVTLRDGVTWGAPDGARPIVASDVSRGIERLCNPHISGALAGYFQGLIAGMDEFCTGFDAVAPEVGPIKEYIEGNEISGIQTPDDRTIEFTLVEPASDFPFMLSLDAADPAPIEALDALPDSPEYRRGFVSSGPYQVAEYTPDAKLVLERNPAWDPESDPLREAYVDGIEMTMGVEGDAAMQQLQAGSADMLFDLTPSPANIQQLKAANDEKFSTMENGGVDQFMWMNTASTNNGGALTKLEVRQALQYAVDKSAVVQTMGGADLAGVTNGIFGPGILGYQESDEYATEGGKGDPEKAKELLAAAGYPDGLTLKMPYRNVGTQPDIAQTVQASLERAGITVELTPVPPTDYYANFMTNPDNASSGAWDIALVGWSPDWQGGAARSVFQPQFVFDGTPQTYNYVDFNSDAANGLAAEALAAATPEEAADLWHQVDEAVMADSPIVSIAYRLKPNYHSARVGGFEPYAQSQNGDWTNVWLTK
- a CDS encoding metal-dependent hydrolase family protein; its protein translation is MESGSLRITGAHVWDGSVRGFVDRDVCVVDGIVADRADASAEVLDASGGWIVPGLIDAHFHAYATSMDGFENERGPLSYAAINGARRLGGALRRGFTTVRDVAGGDIGLARAVETGLFRSPRYHFTGPALSQTGGHGDPRSAHVDICFSEGHMCEVVDGVDELRLAVRRRLRTGAHAIKVMTSGGVFSLTDPIRIPQYSPEELRAVVEEAGRRGTYVAAHAYSSEAVVHSIENGVRSIEHGNLIDSATARRMAELDAILVPTLAAYDAMDRRGAQLGLNEISLAKNAEVLSKGQEAVQLALAAGVQVGFGSDLMGDLEDDQLCGVRLQVEASGATETLRSLTETNAALIGDRRLGHLDAGAYGDAVVLSANPIAEPAALWEADARRHIVQAGRRVV
- a CDS encoding ornithine cyclodeaminase family protein: MPGIFDSLRLIDGPAIAERITMRQAIDALQQALRDGFDPDADAARTIVDVRHGQLLLMPSDLGAYTGQKLATVAPANPARGLERIQAIYIVLDAETLAPVALLDGTELTSLRTPAVSAAVADVVAAPDASSLVVFGTGPQGVRHVEAMRAIRPIERVRFLGRDRAKAEHAASLVAANGLDTAVGSAADVADADLVVCATTAREPLFDAALVRDHAAIVAVGSHEPDARELPGELLGRARVIVESQRVALSEAGDVILAIAEGRLSPDALTPMASLFGDDGPEASVRPVVIKTCGMGWQDLAVAQLALTNERNA
- a CDS encoding ABC transporter ATP-binding protein; translated protein: MTILLDVRDLAVDIPTEDGTVHAVQHVSFSVHEGEFFGVVGESGSGKSVMVQSIMGLVPGARTSGSVLFRDRDLLSLAPELLRSVRGREISMIFQDPLSSLHPQYTVGWQIVEQIQAHEKVSAKAARARAIDLLDRVRIPDAAARFDAYPHQFSGGMRQRVMIAMGLSLGPALIIADEPTTALDSTVQAQILDLLGEMRSEFGMTVLMISHDLGVLSRVADRVMVMYGGRRMELGAADAVLGAPAHPYTAGLLRSSSFNREPGTPLVPIGGRPPSLLAPPEGCAFRDRCPDAMSICGTKPPVRRFDDGTEVACWLESTPLEPDPPVLPPPSLLASPDDPIVKVDGLRLTFPQRRGEPRVVLDDISLEVRRGETLGLVGESGCGKTTLARAIAGLVAPTAGSVDFDGAPTANLDRAQWRDLRRRVQLVFQDPFGSLNPRRRVGSIIGDPFRIHRLAKGAERQAKVQELMELVGLNPEHYNRFPSQFSGGQRQRIGIARALALNPELVILDEPVSALDVSIQAQVLNLLDELQRRLGLTYLFISHDLAVVRHVCDRIAVMEGGRIVELGTADEVWNDPQQPFTRRLLAAAAPEIPRSPRERILLPLTPAGADAHLADRIAVEVAS